DNA sequence from the Deinococcus malanensis genome:
GCAGTGGCAGCCGGGATGCGGGTGGTGGTGGTGCCCAACGATGTGACGCGCACCCAGCCCTTCCCACCTTCCTGGGCGCGGCTGGAGGACGGCTATTCCGGAGGTCTGGAAGGACTGCTGCGCGCACTGGGCGAAAGCTGAAAGTCCCAGACGAGGTGGGCACGTCATCAGGGCCCCGCCACCTCCTGTTCTGCCCTCCTTAGGCTCCCTTCAGGATGTGCCAGACGCTCGGACAGCCGATAACATACGGGGATGCATGCGCCGCGAACAGCTTCCAACAGTGGGCCGCGAGAGCTGGCCGGTCTGCTGGCTGTGGCCTCCCCTCACCCCACCTGGGCCACAGACCAGCAGGGCCGTGTGCTGGCGGTCAACCCGGCCCTGCTGACCTACTGCGGGCTGGAGGAAAACACACTTATCGGGCATTTCCTGGAGTCTCTGGTTCATCCTGAGAACCACGAACAGCTGCCCTTCCCCCCGGACGCTTCCGAGCATCAGACCGAACTGCGTCTGCGCCGCCATGACGGTCAGTACCGTTGGTTCCAGCTGGACACCCGGCCCCTGCCCGGGACCGCCGGAGTCTGGATCACATCTGCCGCCGACATCCACCGCTTCCGGAGGTCCTTGCCGGAGATGGGCGAACAGCATTCCTTTTTGCAGCACGTCATCGATGAGAATCCTGATTGCATCAAGGTGCTCAGCCTGGATGCCAGGCTGCTCAGCATGAATGCCGGTGGCCAGCAGGCCATGGAAGTGGACGACTTCAGCGCCTGCCAGCTGGCCTTCTGGCCCAGTTTCTGGGAAGGGGAGGTGCGGGCGGAAGTCGAAGCGGCCCTTGACGCTGCCCGGCGGGGAAAGACCTCTTCATTTCAGGGCTTTGCGCGTACCTTCAAGGGCACCCCACGCTGGTGGGAGGTCACGGTCAGCCCGATCCGGGGTGGAGACGGACAGGTTGAACGGCTGCTGGCTGTATCCCGCGACATCACCGGGCGCATGCAGGCCGAACAGGCCCTGAGCGAGAGCCAGTCGCGTCTGCGCTTTGCGCTGGAGGCTGCCGAACTGGGAGACTGGGAACTGGACCTGCGGGACCACTCTTCATGGCGTTCGCTGCGGCACGACACGATTTTCGGCTATCCCCAGGGCCACGCGACCTGGACCTACGGGACTTTTCTGGAACATGTCGTGCCGGAACACCGGGACTTCGTGGATCATCAGTTCCGCAGCGCGCTGGAAAAGGGTGAGGCCTGGGACATCGAGTGCTGTGTGCGCCGCGCCGACGGTGAGGAGCGCTGGATCTGGACACGTGCGCGCGCACTGCAAGACCAGGAAGGCAACAAGCAGCACATGCTGGGAGTGGTCAAGGACATCACCGACTTCAAGCGGGCAGAAGAGGAGGTACGGGCCCTGAACGCCACGCTGGAGCAGCGTGTCGAGCAGCGGACGCAGGCGCTGGAGGCCCAGACGGCGTCTCTGGACGCTTTTGTGGCCTATACCGAGGCTGTCGGCACCGAGACAGAGACCTCCGTGCTGATCCGGCAGGCACTGGCGGTGATCCAGACGCGCTTCAGCGGGGTCAGTGCAGCCTATTATGAATTCGACGGCAGTCTGTGGAAGGCCCGGGAGTGGACCTCGGACCTGCCCAAGGAGACGCTCGCGGTGATTACCGCCGGCCTGCCGTCAGAAACGCCCTTGATCGCACAGACACTTCAGGCCAGAGAAGCCCGGTTTGC
Encoded proteins:
- a CDS encoding PAS domain S-box protein, producing the protein MHAPRTASNSGPRELAGLLAVASPHPTWATDQQGRVLAVNPALLTYCGLEENTLIGHFLESLVHPENHEQLPFPPDASEHQTELRLRRHDGQYRWFQLDTRPLPGTAGVWITSAADIHRFRRSLPEMGEQHSFLQHVIDENPDCIKVLSLDARLLSMNAGGQQAMEVDDFSACQLAFWPSFWEGEVRAEVEAALDAARRGKTSSFQGFARTFKGTPRWWEVTVSPIRGGDGQVERLLAVSRDITGRMQAEQALSESQSRLRFALEAAELGDWELDLRDHSSWRSLRHDTIFGYPQGHATWTYGTFLEHVVPEHRDFVDHQFRSALEKGEAWDIECCVRRADGEERWIWTRARALQDQEGNKQHMLGVVKDITDFKRAEEEVRALNATLEQRVEQRTQALEAQTASLDAFVAYTEAVGTETETSVLIRQALAVIQTRFSGVSAAYYEFDGSLWKAREWTSDLPKETLAVITAGLPSETPLIAQTLQAREARFADAWNAEREQVRETEQFGSIAVYPLMVAGEVVGLLSVGLKDTSQWSEPDKALVRAVGRSLNLALERADQSERLAVQNAELEARTRALEAFASLTRDLTLKSDAVALIRRAQEVVMSMLPDGHAAYYELEGQMWHLRSIVGEWGNEGLQQAAADGLPYETTRNFLPPWTQGQAHYVDVYDTSIDNLGELTGHFAASAVLPVIVNGERVGVFAVALFHSRVWTNIDKAVLESVVRSLGLAIEGARSLTQLAQRTEELERSNRDLEQFAYVASHDLQEPLRTITSFTELLARRYQGQLDPKADRYIHFTVDAARRMGNLIQDLLAFSRVGAENHQLALVDANELLEDITRDLAEDLRESGAIVSWDPLPSLQADPVQLRQLLQNLVSNGIKFQRPGVVPAVHISTEEEGQCLHFQVRDNGIGIERQYFDRIFTVFQRLHNREKYKGTGVGLAVCKRIVERHGGRLWVESEVGVGSTFHFTLPIAGPETESDEE